In the Helianthus annuus cultivar XRQ/B chromosome 11, HanXRQr2.0-SUNRISE, whole genome shotgun sequence genome, one interval contains:
- the LOC110888387 gene encoding galectin-3-like, with protein MAHEPTKDDKVAQPPPQNAYPPSGPYPNQPPPNGPYPNQPPPNGSYPNQPPPQNAYPPYPNQPQPNGSYPNQYPPGQPPYGQPQPGGSEHQKKDKNKDKDHKDKDTDSSSSSDDDTLDFFEKAYNELEGLSCPKKKMVDCNRIHANEVLTKDYSMENPVYNAKTFRKRFLLTKDLFLNIVADVEVSEEWFQEGYNGRGKRSFTSIQKCTSAIRQLATGNPPDQFDEYYVDKNFT; from the exons ATGGCTCATGAACCCACGAAAGACGATAAGGTGGCTCAGCCACCTCCGCAAAACGCTTACCCGCCATCCGGACCATATCCCAACCAACCTCCACCAAATGGTCCATACCCAAATCAACCTCCACCAAATGGTTcatacccaaaccaaccacccccACAAAACGCTTACCCACCATATCCAAACCAACCTCAACCAAATGGTTCATACCCAAACCAATATCCACCCGGGCAACCGCCTTACGGACAACCACAGCCAGGTGGTAGTGAGCACCAAAAGAAGGATAAAAATAAGGACAAGGACCATAAGGATAAAG ACACCGATAGCTCTTCGTCTTCTGACGATGACACGCTTGATTTTTTCGAGAAGGCGTATAACGAACTTGAAGGTTTGAGCTGCCCAAAGAAGAAAATGGTGGATTGTAATCGTATACATGCCAACGAAGTGTTAACGAAGGATTATTCTATGGAGAATCCGGTCTACAATGCCAAAACGTTTAGGAAACGATTTCTTTTAACGaaagatttatttttaaatattgTAGCAGACGTTGAAGTAAGCGAagaatggtttcaagaaggttacaACGGGAGGGGCAAACGAAGTTTCACGTCGATACAAAAATGCAcatccgccattcgccaactagcgacaggtaaccctcccGATCAATTTGATGAATACTACGTCGACaagaacttcacgtga